The Glycine soja cultivar W05 chromosome 4, ASM419377v2, whole genome shotgun sequence genomic sequence ATTTCTAATTAAACCCTATTCGCACTACGTACACACAAACTAATCAAGGTTAATTTCCACATATACTCTAGTAAACCTTTCCCTTAATACATTCGTCGTCCTTATATCCACCTTTACTAGTTTTCCAACAGTTGAGGGCAATGCAAAAAAGACACTTTTACCATAATATTCTATAGTTAAACTTGAAGAATGAATCCAAACCAAGATCCAATCAATCTAGATAAAGAAAATCCTATAAGATCCATAGACAAACTGTGAGGTAATGGTCAAACATATCATCCATGGCTCTCAACTATTAACTTTTTCTCTATCCTTATAGCTAAGTCAAATTTCACCATGAAAAAGCCATTTCTCACATCTACTTCATCAATACCTCCTAATGGTCTACAAATGGACTTCAACCGGTCTACTTGTAAGAAAACTTGTTATTTTTCTCAGAAGTTTACGATCACTACATCCTTCCATGGCATCCATAATTCTCAAAGAATACTCTCatcaatacaatatttttttccccttaacATACATTTAACACGTTCTATCAAAGATCCTTTAAAACAGTCTTATACTAATAAACATGTTCGCCAATTAAAGATAAATCTACATACATGTATCATCatgtattatcattttttatcttcTCATCATGCAATGAAAACCTAAAATAATTGTAACACACGTCATATATCATGTCATATAAAGGATAGCAAGATATATAAACAaacttttgtaaaaatattataaaaattcacTTACCCTAATAATATCTTTAGATTATGTACTTTAAGCATTAACATAAGTAATTTCACTAGTTGCTTTTAGAAATATCTTCTTTCACATTTAAGAGTAGCACGCTAAACTCCTTGTCATCGTGAGAAGGACTTGTCCCGAAGCATACACGAAAATAATATAAGTTTGACATCtataaaaatatcatgaaaAAGGATTAATGTAGAAGTAAGAGATTAAATGGAGTTGTCAATAGCATGTGCAcccaattaatttaaaaaacacgACCGCTTTACTTGTCAATATACACATAAAATAAAGTGCACAAGCTTTATATCTAAATGGTCCATGTTCAAGTTTGATAACATTCATGgatactttttttaatagaaaatagtCATTTGATCtttcttatttctctccttAGCATACTACTTATTATGCCTATGTCCTCTCCTATCCACAAAACATTATTCAATAACATTGTTTGTTGCGtccatatataaattaaaatttaaggaaaAGGAGCAAAGCCATTCTACAGAGAAAAGATACTGTTAAGATCAGATCCGATCCTATTCTTTTTGAGGCGTTCAGAAATGTTGAAAGCCAGCTCAAGAGATTGTGAAGCATTAAGCCTGGGGTCACAGTGAGTGTGGTAGCgatgttcaaaatcagtcaAGGTTGGTTCAAgtggtgattgaaaaatgaaaaccttACGTTTGATTTCTGTAGCCAGCTATCTTCAGCGGCACAGGAATTCGCAATACCTTATATCTTATCACTTACCTGCAATATGGtatcattttattaattcatCAACATTACACTATATATCAAGAGAGTTGAGACTAAAGATACATATCAAAATAGCAATAGAATGAAATGGTTCTCCAGGACCAACTTAAAGGTAAAACAATTAAAGCTTATGTTTTAGGTTcatcaataaaaattcatttgcTATTAGtatctataaaataaaacagacctcatatattgaaaaaaaaaatcacatttgttAGTAAAAATATCTGacatatttaaagtaaaaaatttcttttaaaaattattacagaTCTTTATCGTTAGGATGACTTTATGGTTCTACGTGCTTGTACAAGTTCATAAGAAGAAAGTGAATTTAATTGGAATTAGAAGAAACATGCATGTTCAAACCTTAATGCTAAGGGGATTATAACTCCTCTTAGAAACTCAACATGGGCACCATCGAGCTGCCTGGTCCGTTCCCCAACCCAAAGCATATGGGCAGAGCAGTCATAGTAGAGACCAGAAGTTGAATCCAACCTAGTGAGTGATTGCTCATAGGGCAGTAACAAACATTCATGTGAAGTCCAAAACTCAGTTGTTTTCATTATAGGATGGTCCACCGTGAGGCCTGCAGCAGCCATGAATGCAAGGGTGTTATCAATTCGGTGAGCAAGCTCTAGGTACCTGTCATGCCAtgccaaaaaataattattttttgcaaaGACTTGAatgaagaatttttttcttataggtGCAGTGcactataaaatttttaatttagccATCTTTCTCTCTTTACCCCATTAGAAAAACCAACAAAAGATGTTCAATGTATAGATGTTCTGTAGCTATAAACCGGAAAGTGGATAAGGGAGCTAAATCTTGGAACGGAtagttaatattaaattatattgaaaaggAGAGGTAGCTATAAACATGAATGTAACAgaaacatataataatatttaatcattttatttcatttattaatatatggCTTGGCAATAATGtcacttgatttttttatgaaaaaaaaaagaggaaaacaatGGGAtcgtattattttatttataatttatttttaaaaaaataaaataaaaaatgagtttatttagaattcatttttaaaaaaacattaaaataattaatttatctatatcttgtaccaaaaaaatatttatatctaaAGAATATTCTACATTAGAATGcacttaatttaaataataacaaagtaaaattaattagtataaaactttaaaaaataataaagctaacatttaaaattaattttattaaaattaaaaatttaaacgaGAGACATTGACACTGTACACGTAACCCAACCtccgttttttatttttaattttattgttctaGATAGTACGATCCCATTTAGAGGAAGAAAGAGGTTGTTCAACCTTATTTTAAGGAAGAAAAACTTGACTCATTGAAGGAAAATGAATAGAACAAGACAAGATTTAAGGAGAGAGTAGGAAAATAATTAagccataaaaatataaaataagttacggggaagaaaagaaaagaaaaagatgcacccattgaagtaaaagaaaaaaaaaaggatttcgTGATATAGGAATTTTCGTGTGActcattgatttgattttttatcaaaaagttatgtgaactaaaataaaaaatatatatgatttaatttggtttaatttttatttaaaataaaatttagactaATTCAATAATTTGTGATTTAGTTCAGTTTAGTTTTTacagtttttattaaaatattattttatttaaatttatatttttttatcttttaaattaaattacattaaaaaaattgttgataaatcatgtataaaatttattaatatgttaaacattttataaatctatcaaaatttcatttatttaaaatcacatattttaaagaaatcgTCTAAAAAATGTACATATTGTGTAAGTTTTTTGTATATAACACTATAATACTATAAAACTCAAGTGTTATACTCAAAATCTATAAcataaaaagtaatataaatgTTAGTATAAGTAGGGGTAGGTCTACGGTTCAAGTCCGTGAGTCGGCCCGTTAAGCTCGCGGATTGTGAGccttttttttacaaacccTTATGATTATAAGCAATACTTGAGTTCAATCTGTTAAGTTCGTGGATTTAACGGATTTTACCCGCGAGCTCGCGGGTAGTCCATAgaagacaaaattaatttttaaataaaaattatataggtTGAGACTTCAAACTTCAGAGTCTCTCCTTTCAAACCCTCATTTCACCGCAGACCTCCCCTCCCTAGCCTTCACTCTGTCGCGCGTTTCCTTCCCCGACCCTCACTTCACCATGCATCTCCTTCCTCGGCCCTCACTTTGTCACCTATCTCTTTCCTCGGCCCTCACTCCACCGAGAGGCCCACAACATCACTTTCTCTTCTTCAACTCACGCACAACCTCCCTACCTCGGCCAGCACCACACCGCACATCCCTTACCCCGACCAAACACCGCAAGAGAGAAGGCCACTCCCTCCTCCTAGGCTCGCACGCACTGCCCCTCTCTACGCATTGATCTTCTTTCTTGCATGTCTTGCCTCCCTACGCCATCGTGCCTCCCATCCTGTCGCGCCTCTTTCTTGCTTGTGGTTGTGCCAaacaaccaaaaacatattttttttaaaaaaaattattaattgaacCCGCGAACTAGTCCGTTTATCCGCAAGCTTGGTGAACTGAATACGAACCTAAAAAAATCCATTTATTTTGTAGAATGAATTTACCTGGTCCACTTAGAACATAGGTTTCATGGGTCGGGCCTTAAACGAACTAGATCGACCTTTATGCCCACCCCGAAGTATAAGCGTTACgattttattcaatttcaaaaacacaaaccACAAACTGATTAATTTGAGGGaaaaaaatcatccaaacaatCGATTtgattagatttttaatttttattttagatctgtgtgaatttcaattacccatgAGTACTTGTCTCCTTGCTCGTTGTGTTGTGAGAAGTCCAAATTCCATTGGCATCCCATAGCAAATGCCTTCAGAAGACTTAGAGTCACAACAGATTTGTTGTACGCTCTGATCAGCCTTTCAGGATCAGGAATTCTCATTTTCTCCTCGAAAGCATCTCCATTCACATTATCTCCCTTGTAACTCGACAGTTTCATCCCATTTGTCTCCTTCATCTCTTTGGATCTCAATTTCGCAAATTGACCCATCATTCTTCCCACCTAACACAACACGACCAGTCAAACATAGCATCATTACTCACTCTTTTATTTcacattttcttaataaaaatcaGGTCATGTGGATCAATAAATGTCCCACTAGTTTGACATTAATTCAAAGTCGATCATCAGTTTGATACTGGAGCTTCTCTTGGTCCGGGTATTCCGGGAGCTGAATGGCCTTTTTCGACTTCTAGTTGTCCACTGTCCACTTCGCCTCACACTTCTTATCGGTTATTACATTCATGGAGTTGTTGTCAGCGGCATGAACATCTTGGATAGGCCTAGGCCTGGGATTTGTTAGAACCAATTGAAGGAAATGGTTAATGGTGATCTATGCCTTaggaaagaagaaggaaagaaatttATGTTCTTGGAGAGAAGATAGAATGATAAGTGTGtagtgtattattatttttcttgttacaACACAACTCTTTTTATACAGTTCAAGACATAGTAGTTAGTTATAACTACTACTCTCAACATTATTCAACTATTTAAAACCTAAGACCAAAATGATATTAAGCTGTTTAATTggtatttttatcatatttcaaCACTCCCCTTCAATCTAAACAGCTTAGAACCCCTAGTTCACCATTGGTCTTCAAAAACCGATCCACTCTCACTGGTTTGGTAAGCACATTAGCTGGTTGATCTTGAGTGGGGCAATGGGTCACTTCGATTATCCTTTTCTTCACTTGCTCTCTTAGGAAATGGAACCTTGTTTCTATGTGTTTACTTCTCCCATGTGCAACAAGATTTTTTGCATGATTGATTGCAAATTTGTTGTTAATCATGAAGTACAAAGGTCTCTTCACTTCAACTTTGATCTCCTTCAGTAGAAAATCAAGCCAAATTGCTTGACATGATGCATAGGTTCCAACAACGTATTCTACTTCAAGCTTGACAATGCCACCACTGGTTGCTTCTTGGAACACCATGAAATTAGGGCTCTAGCAAGCTTAAACAGGTATCCCGTAGTGCTCATTCTCTCTGATTTATCATCACACCAGTCTGAGTCACAATATCCTATCAGTTCATCCATTTTCTCATTTGTGTTCTTTGGAAATAGAATTCCTAAGTCTTTGGCACCCTTCAAGTATATGAGGATCCTCTTGGCTGCTATGAGGTGTGACTTTCTTGGTTCGTGCATATGCCTACTAGCTACTCCTACTACAAAGCTAAGGTCAAGTCTTGAATTGCAGTGGTACCTTACTGAGCCAATGAGCTGCTTGTAGTGGGTATGATccattttttcttcatctttcgtGTCTTCCTTCCTAGAGTTTAATTCAGAATGAGTGATTATGTGATTGCAGTCCATCATTTTGAACCACTTTACCATATCAATGGTATACTTTCTTTGATGCATAAGGATTCCTTTATCAGTGTACAGAAATTCCAAGCCAAGGAAATATGTCAACCAATAGGTCATCTACATAATGGAAAATTAGTACTCGACTTGATTCAAACACTTCCTTGTAGTACACTTCATATTCAACTATGTATTGTTTGAATccatgtttgataaaaaaaatgaattgattttctTATTCCAGCATCTAGGGACTTGCTTTATGCCATATAAAACCTTATTCAGCTTGTAGACtagcttttctttcccttttatcTCAAACCCAGGTGGTTGAGTAACATATAGATCTTCATTGAGAGATACATTCAGGAAAGCAGATTTCACATCTAAGTGATACACAGGTCAATTTCATTTGCTAGCTAGAGCCATAGTTAGTCTGATTGTTTTAATTCTGGCCTCTGGTACAAAGAATTCTTTGTAATCTACTCCATCTTTCTGCAAAAATCCTTTAGccactaacctggctttatgtCTGGCCACTGATGCATCCGAGTTTAGTTTGAGCTTGAAGATCCATTTAACCTCAATTGGTTTCTTCTTTGAAGGTAATTTTGTCAGTTCCCATGTGTGATTCTTCTCAATTGATTGCAGGTCTTCAATCATCGCTTGTTTCAAGGTTTGTTCTCTCGCAGTTTGAAGTCTAAAGGTTCAGTATCAGCAAGTAAAACAAAATGAACTAGATCACCATCGTTTGCCACATTATTATAAGGTAGCATTTCAAATTGGTCAAATATGGTTGGCATGTGCCTATCTTTCTACGGTCTCTAATTTGCACTAGTTCCCTCAATTACTTCATTACTCTCAGGCATTAGGTTGGTATCATTTGCTCCTTCAATGTCTAAGTCATTATGTTCTTCATTTCTAGTTTCAACTTCCTGATGCGAGTCAGCTTCAGGAATTACTAATTTCAATTGGCCCTTTTGTTTCTCCCAGTCCTAGAATTCACTTTCACGGACAAGCACATATATGCTGATCTCAACCTTCTTTTTGATTGGATTGAATAACCTGTAGGCACCTGTACTATGATATCCAatcaaaatcatgcattcacTCTTATAATGTAGTTTCTTCCTCTTAGCATCTGGAATATGCTTGTAGCATAGGGAACCAAACACCTTGAGATGACTGATCATTGGTTTCTTTCCATTCCAGACCTCTTTAGGGACCTTCTTATGTAATCTCTTAGTGGGTCATCTATTTAGAAGATAGGTTGCAGTAGCAATAACCTCACCCCAAAAGGACTTTGGCAATTGCTTCTGTTTCATCATACTTCTGCATAATTTGAGGATTGTCCTATTTCTCCTCTCTACAAGTCCATTGTGTTGAGGAGTATAGAGTGCAACCACTTCATGTTGAATGCCCATTTTCTCATAAAAACATTCAACTTCTCTAGATGTGTATTCTCCTCCACCATCTATCCTGAGGATCTTCAATTTCTTCTCACTTTGTCTTTCAGCCATAGTTTTGAACTTCTGAAGAATCTCAAACACATCACTCTTGTGCTTGATCATGTAGAGCCACATCATTCTACTATAATCATCCACAAATGTCACAAAGTACTGGTTTCCCCTAGTGAAAAAGTctcaaaaggtccacaaatgttagaatgaacatgtaatAGACCTACAACTCTCATACGTAAACAGGGATTGAAATTTAACCTTGCTTGCTTACCAAGCATGCATGATTCACATGATTTATCAAGTGATGTGATTCTAGGCAGACCTATCACCATTTCATCATTGTGTAACTAACTCAAACTTCTAAAGTTTAGAAAGCTAAACCTAAGATGCGAAAGCCAACCTTCATCAGTTTTAGCTACTAGACGACACTCCACTTGTGCAtatttgattgatgtttggAGGGTCCTATTTCTGGGCAGTGGAGACTTCAGCATTAACCTTTGCCTTGAGTCAAAAAATTCTAAGTCGTTATCCTTCATCACCACTGGAAATCCTTTTTCTATTAATTGTCCAACACTCATTAGGTTACACTTCATATCTGGTACAAACAGAACTTCCTCAATCATTGAAGCCTTGTCATCTTTTCTCTAAATTACAATTTTCCCCATGCCTTCTGCCATTAGTGATATGCTATCAATAAGTTTGATTTGAGTCTTCTTGCTTGAATCAAACTCAATCAACCAATCCCTATACCCAGTCATATGGCTTGAACATCTTGTGTCAAGATACCAGTTTTCACTATGTGATTCACCTTCactggttgtcatcatcaacaaAACTGGATCAGAATTAGACTCATGCTCCTGGGCAACATTGGCTTCTTCACTGTTATTTCTACTTGTCTTCCCTTTCTTGAACCAACACTCATTAGCATAGTGACCATATTTTTCACAATTGGAACACTGCACCTTCCTTTTGTCATACCCCTTTTTCCCATCTTTACCATTTGAATTCTTCTAAGATCCCTTGCTAGAGGATTCTGgtttttcttccttcctttgCTTATCTTTCTAGTTttctttttagtattttcctttctttggtCCCTTCTTCCAGTTCTTTCCACCATTGTTTCTTTTAGAGGTCTGGGCTTGCCGAGCTTGGTTTGCAGTCTTTAACACACCTCTCTCAAGTAGTTTCAATTCTTGAGCTTCTAAAGAACCCTGTAATTCTTCAGTCTTCAGTTCCTCTAGATCCCTTGATTCTTCAATTGCCACAATTATCTAGTCAAATGAGGGAGTTAAGGTTCTCATGATCTTTTCAATCACTTATTGATTTGGGACTTTTTCACcataattcttcatttgactcaCAAGATTTAATACCCTTGTGAAGTATTATGAAATCCTTTTACTGAACTCCATTTGAATCAACTCATATTACCTCCTTAGTGATTGAAGTCGCACTTTCTTGACTCTTTCGTCACCCTTGAAGCACACTGCAAGAGTATCCCAAGCCTCCTTTGTTGAATTGGTTTCTTATATTTTCTCAAAGATATTTGGATCCACACATTGGTGGATCAGAAACAATGCTCTTCCATCAATCTTTAATTCTTCCATGTAAGCTGTTATTTGTGCCTTAGTCGCACTTTCACTCAGTGCTTTAATTCCTTTCTCAAAAACATCAAGCACACCTTGAAATCTAAAGAGAACTCTCATTTGAGAACAACATTTATCTTAGTTCTTGATTCCTTCAAGAAGTGGTAGATTTCCAAGAATGTCATTGCTTCCTGCCATGATCCTTCAACTGGAACGTGAATTGAGTTGTGCCAATCGAACCAAAAGCTTTGGATGCCAATCTGTTAGAACCAATTGAAGGAGATGGTTAATGGTGATCTATGCCttaggaaagaagaaagaaagaaaattttgttcTTGGAGAGAAGATAGAATGATAAGTGTGCAgtgtattgttattttttttgttacaacacAACTTCTTTTATACAATTCAAGACACAGTTAGTAGTTAGTTATAACTATCACTCTCAACACTATTCAACTATTTAACAGCTAAGACCAAAATGATACTAAGATGTTTAATTggtatttttatcatatttcaaCAGGCTTGGGCCTAGGAAAAGATGCACAttggttgctgttgttgttggaggaagaaggaaggGTTGGGACTAATGGTTTGGTGTGAAGGAGAGTTGGAAGCGGTGACcgccattgttgttgttgttgtgtgtgtcTATGATCTCGCAGACACTGACACAGAATCTAGCGTAGAGAGAGAGATACGACGGGGTTTTCTGATATGCTACGATAAGAGAGGAGACACGGGTTTATAAAGGAATGGGGTTGTTGGGGAAGATGGCTTGACTGCGGGGTTCCACTTCATAGTTTTGGATTCAACGTATTTATTTATCttcaccaaaaaatataaataaaatacagagAGTTAATGatcttcattaaataaaaaatatataaaacaaatatagacAGTTACTAGTTCCATGGatctttaaacaaaataaaaaaaaaagaataaaatatagagTGATGTTGATAGTTTAACACAATAGACAGTTACGAAATGTTTGAtctaacaaaacattttttattttactttctatcaacggtgaaaaaatattattttttgttttcattttttatataaatttttggaaacaaaataaaaaatagaatgctAAATAAACGATCTCTTAATTTACTCTTTTTCTTACTTACATCTAACCATGATTTAGTCTTAagcttatttttaagaaaaaatacacATTTTCCATTAATATTTCATggaaaattaatgataaaaatgaatacttaaaaatgttcaaaatcacattgcacaattattaaaattcaaagACCAAGGAGTATTCATGACCTACATTTTAATgagtaaattaatcattttcgtTTTTATTTAAGCACTCATATACAtatgttaaagaaaaataaattatatacatgaatttatatatatgaatataaaaacacacaaaaaatagtGTTAATCAGAATTTTTTTCCTGTGTGTGGGGGGGACCGGGGAGCGGGGGGTTAATGGGGAAGAATTAATGAGATTGcatttaacatttaaatttaaatacccCAAAACTCTCTCTCCCTATTAATTGGCTCAATCAATGTCAACCATAAAAGTAGTGtgcaactatttttttatataaattcacaTGTATCTAAAGTCATCATGTTTAGAAATTATGCGTTGAATTATTGGTTTAAGTCTAATtcttagttaaaagttattatctccattttttattggtttaagTCAtcaatgtttattaattatctCCATTttaagatcaaaattaaaaatgatatttctttttttttcttataaaactcACTCCATGATGTATCTtacgttaattatttttagaccaaaatatctttaattaaaaaaaagttatattaacgaacatttaaaaaagagagaaaaatattatttgacaatgatatttttaaaaatatatataaatttagtgcatttattattatcaattaaattaatcatttttcttaatcttgataaattagataatttgattttataaataggaacctgtatagtatttcttttCAACAGAGCAATCTTTAAGGGGGAGGAAGATATGGGGATTTGGTTTTCTCTACTTAAGAGTACTATACTACATTGAAGCTCTAGGAAAACTACTTgatctaacgacaataaataaaatatctttcaaaGACAAGGTGATTGATAATAAGCAAGCTCCCCCTACTAGTAAAGGAGAGCGTAGATCTCTTCGCGCAAAATCTAGTACTGTTGAAATTTATGATGGAAACATATTGTTTCTTAAAGTCTACTCGAATGATCAGGACTTTTGGAACTTGTGGCAATATGTCCTTGTGGTGAAGCTTGTCGGAGGATTTGATATTATGGATGTAGATAATGGTTTCTGCATGGCGTGAAATGTTATCTAATTAAAAGTAGATGGAGACAAGGTAATAACAAAGAGACCATGGATGATCTTTTATCATTATCCAATAGTTACTAATTAAAGTCCAAAATTTGTCTCATCAAAGGTTCAAGTTGAACCCACTCTGGTTTGGATATTATTTCCAAGATTCAACCTCGTGTATTATGATGAATCGTTCTTATTCATCATggacggtttaaatatcttgggtctgtaatacaggatgatggagaaattgaaggggatgtgaatcatcgcattcaagcaggatggatgaaatggagaaaagcatcgggggtgttatgtgatgcaaaggtaccgatcaagctaaagggaaagttttatcggactgcggtaagaccggcgattttgtacggaacagaatgttgggcggtcaagagccaacatgagaataaagtaggcgtagcggagatgaggatgttgcggtggatatgtggtaagactcgacaggataaaattagaaacgaaactattagagagagggttggagtagcgcctattgtagagaagatggtggaaaatagacttaggtggtttgggcatgtaaagagaagaccggtagactctgtagtgaggagagtagaccagatggagagaaggcaaacaattcaaggcagaggaagacccaaaaagactataagagaggttatcaaaaaggatctcgaacttaatgatttgaatagaagtatggtacttgatagaacattatggcggaagttgatccatgtagccgaccccacctagtgggataaggcgttgttgttgttgttgttcttgctCATCATGACGTCGATGATGCAAATACCCGGAGAGTTGATAGAAGATTTGCATGTATTAGCATGGAAATTTGACCTTAATCGGCTAGTAGTAAGAAAAGTTTAGCTTAATGGTCATTGGTAAAAGGTGGAGTATGAGGGGATGTATATTATTTGCACCTTGTCTGATTGTTATCGCCACCTAGTAAGAAATTGCAATGTTCATCCAAAATCGACGATTGCCGCTTCGAAAAACACAAATCAACCCGTTGTTAAGGGGAGCTCCACCAATCTTGGAGGACAGGAAAATGTTACTCAGTTTACTATCGTGGAAATTTTATGGGACCATCATTAACTGCAGATAaagcaaaaaatattgatggaaCCTTGTACAATGATTGGCTGGTTGTAAAACGTCAAAAACCAAtctaatagtttttaaaatctaatttgaAGGCTAATAAATCAAAATGGAGGGAAAGAAGGAGGAAATTTCCATTAATGAGGAAAGAAGCAACCCATTCCATGGGCCCACCAGTTGActcaaaggaaaaaaaggagatggaaataattttaagaagacATGATCAAGGATAGACTTTGCATTTTGTAAACTATTCTACGTAAGGACAAAAACCTTTAACTAGTGCAACCATGCATGACCTCACGCATTGCGTCATGCCACCCAAGGCCATGCAAACTCGAAGTCTGACCTAACAAAATGACGTACAATCTATTTCCATGCAAAATAAGAATTCATCTAGTAATTGTAACGTTAAAATAATTATGCCCATAGAACAAGTTTGCCCAAACAACcgacaaaaaaaaagttggccTAAACAATTTTCGGTTTGTGGATGAGCCTTTAACAAGTTttctagaaaaagaagtaaTGATGCAAAGTACTGCCCCGCTTTTATCCTCATATAGAAACCTCATATAGTTTGAAAAATGCAAATCTTTTGGCATCAAATTGGATACTTTGGTAGACACACGGTAGAATCTCAGGGCCTTTGCTAGTggcatttaattactttttcaaattggaagTTCATttgataaatcatattttttgcgTGTTGGAAAATGAGTTTTGGCCATAAAAATGTTCATTAATTTTCGGTATATTATGCTGGTAGAACTCacttttttctgattttttaaaggttaacattagttattaatttattagtttttactaATAAAAGATATTCAAACCTATAATCTCTTCCtctcatcttctttcttcaatCATCAATCCAA encodes the following:
- the LOC114410520 gene encoding uncharacterized protein LOC114410520, translating into MIEDLQSIEKNHTWELTKLPSKKKPIEVKWIFKLKLNSDASVARHKARKEDTKDEEKMDHTHYKQLIGSVRYHCNSRLDLSFVVGVASRHMHEPRKSHLIAAKRILIYLKGAKDLGILFPKNTNEKMDELIGYCDSDWCDDKSERMSTTGYLFKLARALISWCSKKQPVVALSSLK
- the LOC114410519 gene encoding phospho-2-dehydro-3-deoxyheptonate aldolase 1, chloroplastic-like, whose translation is MINNKFAINHAKNLVAHGRSKHIETRFHFLREQVKKRIIEVTHCPTQDQPANVLTKPVRVDRFLKTNGELGVGRMMGQFAKLRSKEMKETNGMKLSSYKGDNVNGDAFEEKMRIPDPERLIRAYNKSVVTLSLLKAFAMGCQWNLDFSQHNEQGDKYLELAHRIDNTLAFMAAAGLTVDHPIMKTTEFWTSHECLLLPYEQSLTRLDSTSGLYYDCSAHMLWVGERTRQLDGAHVEFLRGVIIPLALRLNASQSLELAFNISERLKKNRIGSDLNSIFSL